The Thermococcus peptonophilus genomic sequence ACCTTAAGCATGAGCATCACCTCTTTTTACCTACACGGTTTTGGGTAGAAGAGCACACTTTTAAAACCTTTCTTCACAGATTTGAGTAATATCCGGAAACGAAAGCTCACCCTCTCAACCCTGCCTCTTCAAGTGCCGCCAGAACGCGCTGGAACTCCTTGAGTTTGCCCCCTGCCACGACCCTCTCAGGCCTGAAGGGACAGTCACAGTAGGGATACTCGAGGAAAGCTTGGTACGTTCCGATCCTCCTGGCTATCGCGACTATCTCCTCCTTGTCCATCCCGAGGAGCGGTCTGTGGACTGGAAAGTTCACGCTCATGGTCTCAAAGTAGAGGTTGGCAAGGGTTTGAGAGGCAACCTGGCCGAGGCTATCTCCGGTGACTATGCCCAGGGCGCCCTTCTCCCTCGCTATCTCCGCAGCACGCCTTAGCATTGCCACCTTGCAGACAACGCACGTCCACTCGCGGAGTTTCGCCTTTGCCAGCGCGGAGACGTAGGGTTTGAGGACTTCAAAGTGGTTCTCCACGATGAGCTCTATTGGCTCGGGTGAGTAGTCCTCCAGTATGTCGACGACCTTCTCAACTACGCTCCTCGCGTTGGTCCCCTGGTCGAAGTGGAGGGCCGTTATCTCCGCCCCCCGCTTGAGCATGAGGAAAGCGGCCACCGGGGAATCTATGCCGCCGCTCAGGAGCACCACAACCTTTCCCTGCGTCCCAACGGGCAGGCCGCCAACTCCGGGCATCTTCTCAAAGAAGACGTAGGTCTTGCCCGAGATTATTTCGATGCCCACCGTAAGCTCAGGGTTCTCAAGATCGACCTTCCACCCGAAGTTCTCGACGATGAAGGCCCCTATCTCGCGGTTTACCTCCATCGAGGTCTTCAGAAAGGTCTTGTCGAGCCTCCGCGTTTCCACTTTGAAGCTCTTCGGGTTTAAGCCTTTGAGGGCCTCCCCCAGGTAAGCCGGAACCTCCCTGTACTCCATGACCCTCGCTGGAGAGACCGACACTACCCCGGGGACTTTGGCGATTATCTCCGCCGCCTCATCGGGTGCATCAACGAGTATCCTGCCCCTCACAATTCTCGCCTTCCCCTCAATTCCTTTCCTCTTTAGGGTAGCCAGTATGT encodes the following:
- the thiI gene encoding tRNA uracil 4-sulfurtransferase ThiI, whose amino-acid sequence is MIIVRYGEIALKGGKRREFERKLRNNILATLKRKGIEGKARIVRGRILVDAPDEAAEIIAKVPGVVSVSPARVMEYREVPAYLGEALKGLNPKSFKVETRRLDKTFLKTSMEVNREIGAFIVENFGWKVDLENPELTVGIEIISGKTYVFFEKMPGVGGLPVGTQGKVVVLLSGGIDSPVAAFLMLKRGAEITALHFDQGTNARSVVEKVVDILEDYSPEPIELIVENHFEVLKPYVSALAKAKLREWTCVVCKVAMLRRAAEIAREKGALGIVTGDSLGQVASQTLANLYFETMSVNFPVHRPLLGMDKEEIVAIARRIGTYQAFLEYPYCDCPFRPERVVAGGKLKEFQRVLAALEEAGLRG